The following coding sequences lie in one Mycobacterium gordonae genomic window:
- a CDS encoding undecaprenyl-diphosphate phosphatase, giving the protein MSWGQVIVLSVVQGLTEFLPVSSSGHLAIVSRLFFSADAGASFTAVSQLGTEAAVLVYFARDIVRILRAWFNGLFVKSHRNADYRLGWYVIIGTIPICVLGLLFKEVIRSEVRNLWVVATAMVVFSAVIALAEYIGRRNRDIEQLNWRDAIVVGSAQCLALVPGVSRSGSTISAGLFLGLERELAARFGFLLAIPAVFASGLFSLPDAFKPVTEGMSATGPQLLVSILIAFVIGLAAVTWFLRFLVRHNMFWFVGYRVIAGGAVLILLATGTLAAT; this is encoded by the coding sequence ATGTCCTGGGGGCAAGTCATTGTTCTGTCCGTGGTGCAGGGTCTGACCGAGTTTCTGCCGGTTTCCTCCTCTGGGCACCTGGCCATCGTGTCGCGGCTGTTCTTCAGCGCCGACGCCGGCGCGTCGTTCACCGCGGTGAGCCAGTTGGGCACCGAGGCCGCGGTACTCGTCTACTTCGCACGCGACATCGTGCGCATCCTGCGCGCCTGGTTCAACGGGTTGTTCGTCAAGTCGCACCGCAACGCCGACTACCGGCTGGGCTGGTATGTGATCATCGGCACCATTCCGATCTGTGTGCTCGGGCTGCTCTTCAAAGAGGTCATCCGCTCCGAGGTGCGCAACCTGTGGGTGGTGGCCACCGCGATGGTGGTGTTCTCCGCGGTGATCGCGCTCGCCGAGTACATCGGCCGTCGCAATCGGGACATCGAGCAGCTGAACTGGCGAGACGCGATCGTCGTCGGCTCCGCCCAGTGCCTGGCGCTGGTGCCCGGGGTGTCGCGCTCGGGCTCGACCATTAGCGCGGGCCTGTTCCTCGGGTTGGAACGCGAACTGGCCGCTCGCTTTGGTTTCCTGCTGGCGATCCCGGCGGTGTTCGCGTCGGGGTTGTTCTCCCTGCCCGACGCGTTCAAGCCGGTCACCGAAGGGATGAGCGCCACCGGTCCGCAACTGCTGGTGTCCATCCTGATCGCGTTCGTCATCGGCCTGGCGGCGGTGACCTGGTTTCTGCGTTTTCTGGTGCGCCACAACATGTTCTGGTTTGTCGGTTACCGCGTGATCGCCGGTGGTGCCGTTCTGATTCTGCTGGCGACCGGGACGTTGGCCGCCACATGA
- a CDS encoding histidine phosphatase family protein has product MTVLLLRHGRSTSNTAGVLAGRSEGVDLDDKGREQAAGLIDRIGDLPIRAVVSSPLLRCRRTVEPLARALCIAPVIEDQLAEVDYGEWTGRKLGELVNEPLWRVVQAHPSAAVFPGGEGLAQVQARAVAVVREHDRRLSEQYGGDVLWVACTHGDVIKSLIADAYGMHLDSFQRVNADPASVSVIRYTALRPFVLHVNHTGTRLSAGLRAAPAAETKEPPTGDAVVGGSTN; this is encoded by the coding sequence ATGACCGTCCTGCTGCTGCGCCACGGCCGGTCCACGTCGAACACCGCCGGAGTATTGGCCGGCCGCTCCGAAGGTGTCGACCTCGACGACAAGGGTCGCGAGCAGGCCGCCGGCCTGATCGATCGGATCGGTGACCTTCCCATCCGCGCGGTGGTCTCCTCGCCGCTGTTGCGATGCCGTCGCACCGTCGAACCGCTGGCCCGCGCGCTGTGCATCGCGCCTGTGATCGAGGACCAGCTCGCCGAGGTCGACTACGGCGAGTGGACCGGCCGCAAGCTCGGCGAGCTGGTCAACGAGCCTTTGTGGCGGGTGGTGCAGGCCCACCCCAGCGCCGCGGTCTTTCCCGGTGGTGAGGGCCTGGCACAAGTTCAGGCACGCGCTGTCGCGGTCGTTCGCGAACACGACCGGCGGCTGAGCGAACAGTACGGCGGTGACGTGCTGTGGGTGGCCTGCACCCACGGCGACGTCATCAAGTCACTGATCGCCGATGCGTACGGCATGCACCTGGACAGCTTCCAGCGCGTCAACGCCGACCCGGCCTCGGTCAGCGTCATCCGCTACACGGCGCTGCGGCCGTTCGTGCTCCATGTCAACCACACCGGTACGCGGCTGTCGGCGGGCCTGCGGGCCGCGCCCGCCGCCGAGACCAAGGAGCCGCCGACCGGCGACGCGGTCGTCGGCGGCTCGACAAATTAG
- a CDS encoding YncE family protein has product MLTAKWNGLHQAFVAIFSLLTLIAPVSGCSTNPLSSAPPTIEPARPAVSPPARNPAGAVRPLGGRPQSALFDAGSRQLVVLSPADDTAGPASIAVLGTQGAARVISLPGPATALTGDGQGTVYLSGRDGYATVNLGTGQSIATTVDGGHEFTAIARRADGRLVLGSADGAVYSLAADGTVANRNKIFARVDALVTQGNTTVVLDRGQTSVTTIGPDGRAAQSLRAGEGATTLAADPQGRVLVADTRGGQLLVYGVDPLILRQAFPVRQAPYGLVGSRDLAWVSQTASNTVIGYDLSTGIPVEKVRYPTVQQPNSLAFDEASDTLYVVSGSGAGVQIIEHAGRRP; this is encoded by the coding sequence TTGCTCACGGCGAAGTGGAACGGTCTTCATCAGGCATTTGTTGCCATCTTTAGTTTGCTGACTCTGATTGCGCCGGTCTCCGGGTGTTCAACGAACCCGCTCAGTTCGGCGCCGCCCACGATCGAACCCGCCCGGCCGGCCGTCTCTCCACCGGCCCGGAATCCCGCGGGGGCGGTGCGACCCCTGGGCGGGCGCCCACAAAGCGCACTGTTCGACGCCGGCTCCCGGCAGCTGGTGGTCCTCTCCCCTGCCGATGACACCGCAGGACCGGCGAGCATCGCGGTACTCGGCACGCAGGGCGCTGCGCGCGTGATCAGCCTGCCGGGTCCGGCCACCGCCCTGACCGGCGACGGGCAGGGCACGGTCTATCTCTCGGGACGCGACGGCTACGCCACAGTCAATCTGGGCACCGGCCAGAGCATCGCGACAACGGTCGACGGTGGTCACGAATTCACCGCCATCGCGCGCCGCGCCGACGGCAGGCTGGTATTGGGCAGCGCAGACGGTGCGGTGTATTCACTGGCCGCCGACGGCACGGTCGCCAACCGCAACAAGATCTTTGCGCGCGTGGATGCCCTTGTCACCCAAGGCAATACGACAGTGGTGCTGGATCGCGGCCAGACATCGGTGACCACAATCGGACCCGACGGCCGGGCCGCGCAGTCGCTACGGGCCGGCGAAGGCGCCACCACGTTGGCCGCCGACCCGCAGGGGCGGGTGCTCGTCGCCGACACCCGCGGGGGCCAACTGCTGGTGTACGGGGTGGACCCGTTGATCTTGCGACAAGCGTTCCCGGTGCGGCAGGCCCCGTACGGTCTGGTCGGGTCACGAGACCTGGCCTGGGTGTCCCAGACAGCGTCCAACACCGTCATTGGTTACGATCTGAGCACCGGCATACCCGTGGAAAAGGTGCGTTACCCAACCGTGCAGCAACCGAACTCGCTGGCCTTCGACGAGGCGTCGGACACCTTGTACGTGGTGTCGGGGTCGGGCGCCGGGGTGCAGATCATCGAGCATGCGGGGCGCAGGCCGTGA
- a CDS encoding DUF5703 family protein encodes MSDDYEWVPLRLPPDVTRVSASTRLSIEAEYRGWELTRVRLYTDGSRRVLLRRKKSRMENRLPEQPES; translated from the coding sequence ATGTCCGACGACTACGAGTGGGTGCCGCTGCGGCTGCCGCCCGACGTGACGCGGGTCAGTGCGTCCACCCGTCTTTCCATCGAGGCCGAGTACCGCGGCTGGGAGTTGACCAGGGTGCGCCTCTACACCGACGGGAGCAGACGGGTGTTGTTGCGTCGCAAGAAGAGTCGCATGGAGAACCGATTGCCCGAACAGCCGGAATCGTGA
- a CDS encoding DUF3090 domain-containing protein has product MARAIHVFRTPDRFVAGTVGQPGNRTFYIQAVHDARVVSVVLEKQQVAVLAERIGALLLEVNRRFGTPVPPEPTEVDDLSPLIMPVDAEFRVGTMGLGWDSEAQTVVVELLAVTDAEFDASVVLDDTDEGPDAVRVFLTPESARQFATRSNRVISAGRPPCPLCEEPLDPEGHICARTNGYRREALFGSSDDAEE; this is encoded by the coding sequence ATGGCCCGCGCAATCCACGTATTCCGCACACCCGACCGCTTCGTGGCCGGGACCGTCGGGCAGCCCGGAAACCGCACGTTCTACATCCAGGCCGTGCACGATGCCCGGGTCGTCTCGGTCGTCTTGGAGAAGCAGCAGGTAGCGGTTCTCGCCGAACGCATCGGCGCGCTGCTTCTCGAAGTCAACCGTCGCTTCGGCACCCCGGTGCCCCCGGAGCCCACCGAGGTCGACGACCTCAGCCCGCTGATCATGCCCGTCGACGCCGAATTCCGGGTCGGGACGATGGGGCTGGGCTGGGATTCCGAGGCGCAGACCGTGGTCGTGGAACTGCTGGCCGTCACCGACGCGGAGTTCGACGCTTCCGTCGTGCTCGACGACACCGACGAAGGGCCCGACGCGGTACGGGTGTTCCTCACCCCGGAATCGGCACGACAGTTCGCGACCAGGTCCAACCGCGTCATCTCGGCCGGTCGCCCGCCGTGCCCGCTGTGCGAGGAACCCCTGGACCCCGAGGGCCACATCTGCGCGCGCACCAACGGCTACCGGCGCGAGGCGCTCTTCGGGTCCAGCGATGACGCCGAGGAATGA